CTTTATTCAAACAGGAAATCACCATCCCCCAAGGGACCTCTCTTCTTACTCTATCGGGAAATGCCCAGGGAGTGAGTGGGAGGAAAAGTTTGCGTATCGGCTTCTTGGAGGGAGATAAAACGCTGACCGCTTCCGAGTTCCCCCTCTCATTCATTTCCTCTTCCAATGCTGAATCCCGATTGAAGAAGGTTGAGGAAATGCTTCCCAACTTCAAGCAATCGCTTGAGAGACTGAAATCCAAGGGAGAGGATATATCTTATCCACTTGTAACCTACACTGTTCTTGAGAATTTCACTAAATACGCATGGGATGACTTGAATTATTATAACCAAAACAAAGTTGAATGGGTTTTAAAGAGGCTTCTTTATGCGATAGATGATATGGAGAAGATGAGCGAGAGATTGAGGAATCAGCTATCCGAGGCAGAAAAAGGAAGGCTTCGTTTCCCGAAAGTCCCTCGCTGGACGGGAGAGGAAAGACCGAAAATAGAGGGGAGTTCTTTCGTCGCTGCCACGAGAATTACCGGTTCTAAATCCATCCAGAGAAGACCGGTTTTCTTCACCGGCTACGGAGCCTTTGGGCAAGTTAGAGCGGACATTGAGAAGTTTCCCAACTACGGGATAAACATAATCCAAATAGAATTTGGTCCAAGCAGCATCTTTCCAAGGGAAAACGAGGTTTCCGATGCCCCAATAAAGGAAACCCTGGCGGTCTTGGATAGGGCTAAAAAGGCGGGAGTGGCGGTCAATCTTCTCATCAGCCCCCATTATTTCCCCGGATGGATGTTGGAAAAATATCCCGAATTGCGGAAAAGAAGAAGTGGGTTCTTACAATATTGTTTACACGCTCCCGAAAGCAAGGAGCTCCTTCTTCGCTATATTGAGACGATAATTCCTCCCTTAAAGAACCACCCTGCCCTGCACAGCATTTGCCTCACAAACGAGCCCGTCAATCTGGAGGAGCCCTGCGAGTATGCGATTAGGGACTGGCATAACTGGCTGGTGAATAAACATAAAGATATTGCAACTTTGAATAAACGCTGGAACGCAAACTATTCCTCTTTTGAGGAAATACCCTTGCCAAATCCATTCTCTCCAGATTTCAATCTCCAAACCCCCATAGGTATGGATTATGTTTTATTCAACCAAGAATGGTTTGCCGGCTGGCATAAGATGTTAGCTGATGCCATTCACAAAATAGCCCCCGATTTGCCTGTCCACGCCAAAGCCATGACCTGGACATTGGTTAACGATGTGGATGTTCGCTATGGCGTGGATGCAGAGCTATTCTCCCATTTCAGCCAGATAAACGGGAACGACAGCGTCAATTTCTATTCCCACTCTCAGGGGGAATTCGCTCAGGGATGGATTGGCAACCTCCTTCCCTACGACCTCCAGCGCTCTATGAAGAATGTACCCATATTTAATAGCGAGAACCACATAATCCCTGATAGGGAAACCCGCTATGTGCCGCCCGAGCACATAAGATGCGCTCTTTGGCAGGAGGCAATCTACGGACAATCTGCAACGACGATTTGGGTCTGGGAGAGAACATTTGACCCAAGAAGCGATTTCGCTGGTAGCATTATGCATCGCCCTTTATGTGCCGAGGCTGTGGGAATAGTGAATCACGACTTGAATCGCCTCGCCGAGTATGTCCGAGATATTCAGAACATCAAGCCAAAAGTCTTTATCATTATGAGCAATTCGGCGAAAGTCTGGGATATGGGTCGTTATTCAGATTGTCTCGGCAAGCTTTACACCGCCTTAACCTTCTCGGGTGTTAAAATCGGATTCATCAGCGAAAGACAACTGGAAAGAGGAGAGCTTCCCTCAGCGAATATAATTTTTATTCCGGATATGCTTCATATATCGGATAAAGCCTTTGAAGGTTTGAAGAAATTTAAGGGCAAAATCGTTTTGCTCGGCGAAGGGGAACTCCTGAAATTTAACGAATACAATCGGCAAAGAAGCGAGCGATTGGAGGGTGAAAGAATAGCCTACCGCTATGGTCAGACGACTTGGCTTGACCTCTGGGTTAACCTCCGCCCAAAGTTACAGGATTGGGGAGTTGAACCATTAGTGGAAGTCGTTGATAATAGCGGCAAGCCAATCTGGGGTGTCGCCTGGCTATGCGCGCCCAGCAAGAAGGGAATCCTCGTTAATATTTGCAATTACAAAAACGAAAAAGTGATGATAAAATTAAGGAAGGCTGGAGATAGGGCTATTGACCTCATAACTGGAGAGAAAATCTCTCCCTCCAATCTCGTTCTATCTCCCCTTGAATTTCGCCTTTTATTACTGGAAAGGATGTGATTAAAGTTGGCACCTCGCGGCCACCGACCGAAAGTTGCACTTGGAGTGGATGTTTTCCTTGAGGAGGACGCGGAAAAGTGGAAGGGAAAAAGAATTGGCTTGATAATAAATCAAGCAAGCGTTACGACGACTCTGATGCCCACCTTGTGGGCATTCTTGGAGAGGGGGATGCATGTCTCGGCAGTATTTACGCCCGAACATGGCTTGTTCGGCGAAGCACAGGCGGGAGAGAAAGTTTCTTCTTCCATTGATGAAGCCACCGGCATACCAGTTTATAGCCTTTATGGTGATACGAAGAAGCCAACGCCGGAAATGCTTGAGAATGTTGATGTTCTCATCTATGATTTGCCCGAGATAGGAGCGAGATACTCCACATACATCGCAACCATGATTCTCGCTATGCACTCCGCCTCTGAGAAAGGAATACCCTTTATCGTTTTAGATAGACCAAATCCCATAGGCGGTAAGCGAGAAGGTAATGTATTGGATATAAAATTCCGTTCTCCAGTAGGTTCCCTCCCCATACCCAATCGGCATGGACTAACACCAGGCGAGTTAGCTATACTTGCGAGAGAGGTTTATTCTGTTGATTTGGAGCTTTTGGTTATCCCTATGATAGGTTGGAGAAGGCGAATGTTCTACGATGATACGGGTCTAATTTGGATAAATCCGTCTCCGAATCTTCCCAATTTAGAAAATGTTTGGCATTATCCAGGCGCTTGCCTTCTTGAGGGAACCAATGTTTCCGAGGGTAGAGGCACGACAAAGCCCTTTAAAATATTGGGAGCTCCTTGGATAAGGGGCTATGAGTTGGCAATGGAGCTTAACTCAAACAGTGAGGGGGTGTTCTTTCGGGAAGTGAGATTCGTTCCCACTTTCTCAAAATATAGAGGGGAGCTATGTCAAGGCGTAGAGGTTCACATTTTGGACCCAAAGATGGATGTTTTCACCCTCTATATATTCATCCTGCAAACTATAAAGGTTATGTACCCAGAGAAGCTTGAATGGATAAAGAGCGAGGAGAAATATGTTATTGATTTCCTTGCGGGAACGGACGAAGTGAGAAAAACAATTGAAAAATTCGGCAGTTTCTCCAATATATTAGAGACTTGGTCAGAAAAATTGGAGAGTTTTTCTAAAGCAATTAAGCCCATACTCCTTTACGAATGATTTAAAAGGCGAAATTGCGAGGTCTGAACCTTCTTGTCGTTGCTGGTATGGATAAAGGTCTTTGAAAAAATGAAGAAAAATGATGAATCAGATTAACAATGGCTCATAGAAAAATCTATACCCATGAATGTGAGTCCGACAAAGGAGGGTCTGGCAATTTCATTCCTTAGCTACGATTAAATACGAGATTACCACACACCGCGGGCAGGCTCATCCGTGAGATTTTCAGAAATTCGCGCCTTTGTCATTAATAAATCCTATATGTTATGGAATTATACACTTTATAGACAAATCAATAAAAAGCGTGTTATAATAAACTTAAGATGAAGAATATCTTTGAGAAAGAGTTTCTCTATTCTCTGAAAACCCTGTCCTTTTGCCATTATTACAAGGTTCCCTCGCCACCACCTCGCAATCGTTTTACTCGTTTCTATACTCCCCGTCCCTACGACTTTTTCCTTCTCAAAGATGGCGTCTTCTGCGCCATTGAATTGAAATATACAAATAAAGAAAGTTCCTTCCCTCTCGTTAAATTCAAACCCTATCAACTAAAAGCCCTCAAAGAGGCAAAGGAAAATGGTGGATTAGCTATAATCGTCATAAACATAAGACAAAGAAATCCCAGGAAAATCTCCGCTTATGCCTTTGACATAGAGGAAATAGAAAGCCTCATCTTAAATGGCAAATCCTCTATTCCCAAGGATTATCTACTTTCCGGCTACCAACTCTTAAGGGAGAAGCCAGAGGGAAAGAGATATATCTGGAGGGTTGACCTCCTTTTCCAACATTTTTTGGAGAGAAATGCACTGCCCACACTGCGATAAGGAAATTGATAGAGGACTGCTCTCCTGCCCCTTCTGCGGGGGAGAGATTAACTCCCCCGTAGAAGACTGCTTGGAGAGGGCGATAACGCTTATTGACGAGGAGAGAAGAGATGAAGCAACGGAGTTTCTCAAGGAGGTGCTGAATCGCTATCCTAATAACGCTTCAGCCCATTCCCTTCTCGCCTCCCTCTATGAGGAAGCCAAGGATTATCCCTCCGCCATTTACCACTATCGCCGCGCCGTGGAGATAGACCCGGAAAGCGAGGCAGAGAAAAGGAAGCTTGAGCTTCTCACGGGAGAGAAATTCACTCCCTCTCGCCTTCCCCTCCTACCCCCCGCCCTCGCTCTACTGGGAGTTCTATTCATAGTCTTGATAATCACCTCACTCCCCAGGAAGAGAGAAATCCCTTCTTCTCTAAACAATCAACTGATGACAAATCAATGGCAATATCCACCCTATAATCAATTTGAGATGCCCTACTCTTACTACCCGAATCTTCCCCAAAGCGAGAATGTCCTCGCCCAACCAAATATCCCCCAAACTGTTAATCTACCAGCTCAACTCACCACCCCTCGTCCCTCCGCTTCCCCAACGAGAAAATCCCCAAACTCAACTGCGCCTCCGCCTCCTCAGGAGCAAATCACCAACCAACCCTATAATCCTCCAGTTAACATTATCATTCAGCCGACCTCACCGCCTCCAACAAACCTGCCATCCGAAAGGAAAAGCAAGATAATCGTCAGCGTTAAGAAAGTTCCTCCTTCCTTTGAGGGGCTCTTTTCTCAGGGCATACGGAAGATGAACGAAAAGGCTTTTGACGAAAGCGAGAAACTCCTCCGTCAAGCACTTGCACTTGCTCCAGCGGATAGGAAGGGAGAAGTTCACCTTTATTTGGCGCTTTCTCTGAAAGAGCTGGGCAAATTGGAGGAGGCGAAGGCAGAGTTCGAGACAGCCGAGAACCTTTTATCCAGTCGCAACGACCCATATTCCCGTCAACTTCTGGAACTGGCGAAAGAAGGGAGGCGCTTCTGTGAGGAAAGGCTTTAAAACCCTTCTGCTCGTACTTTTCTCCCTCCCCCTACTGGCAAAAGAGCCTGTTTCCCTTTTACTCATCCCTATTTCCCCTTGGGGAAAAGCGGGTGGCTTAGAGTCCGCTTATATCACCACCCAGAATATTCGTCAAATCCTCCTTTCATCTGGATGGTTTTCCGTTACCCTTTTCAATCAATACTCTCCCCAGGTTACGCAAGCGGTGGACCAGGGGGTTATAAAGGATATTGAGGCAAGAAATCCGGAGAAAAACCCCCAAAAAATAGGGGAACTCTTCGGTGTGGATATGGTTTTATGGGGTAAAATAACGAAAATAGAGGAG
The bacterium genome window above contains:
- a CDS encoding tetratricopeptide repeat protein, which produces MHCPHCDKEIDRGLLSCPFCGGEINSPVEDCLERAITLIDEERRDEATEFLKEVLNRYPNNASAHSLLASLYEEAKDYPSAIYHYRRAVEIDPESEAEKRKLELLTGEKFTPSRLPLLPPALALLGVLFIVLIITSLPRKREIPSSLNNQLMTNQWQYPPYNQFEMPYSYYPNLPQSENVLAQPNIPQTVNLPAQLTTPRPSASPTRKSPNSTAPPPPQEQITNQPYNPPVNIIIQPTSPPPTNLPSERKSKIIVSVKKVPPSFEGLFSQGIRKMNEKAFDESEKLLRQALALAPADRKGEVHLYLALSLKELGKLEEAKAEFETAENLLSSRNDPYSRQLLELAKEGRRFCEERL
- a CDS encoding beta-galactosidase, coding for MKKIMILLPFFYLLGFGSELRILSYKLEKIQVRENLVPNPSFEEAQPGTKIPVGWIWDKRNTNATCEMDDSRSHSGKFSLKFTNGTPFGAHIYGTIWTSQPIRLTPGKTYTLSAYVLSDNPGVAWLGGGHNWQIRLYLPSSTNGEWKRIWMTFTPSEADSDFILRINTDSPTEGFWVDDVKLEEGEQPTPASQISELGIEPAFDTSKDISGDGEFSLPFIVYSPDDKQSFLFVEMGDSPLFKQEITIPQGTSLLTLSGNAQGVSGRKSLRIGFLEGDKTLTASEFPLSFISSSNAESRLKKVEEMLPNFKQSLERLKSKGEDISYPLVTYTVLENFTKYAWDDLNYYNQNKVEWVLKRLLYAIDDMEKMSERLRNQLSEAEKGRLRFPKVPRWTGEERPKIEGSSFVAATRITGSKSIQRRPVFFTGYGAFGQVRADIEKFPNYGINIIQIEFGPSSIFPRENEVSDAPIKETLAVLDRAKKAGVAVNLLISPHYFPGWMLEKYPELRKRRSGFLQYCLHAPESKELLLRYIETIIPPLKNHPALHSICLTNEPVNLEEPCEYAIRDWHNWLVNKHKDIATLNKRWNANYSSFEEIPLPNPFSPDFNLQTPIGMDYVLFNQEWFAGWHKMLADAIHKIAPDLPVHAKAMTWTLVNDVDVRYGVDAELFSHFSQINGNDSVNFYSHSQGEFAQGWIGNLLPYDLQRSMKNVPIFNSENHIIPDRETRYVPPEHIRCALWQEAIYGQSATTIWVWERTFDPRSDFAGSIMHRPLCAEAVGIVNHDLNRLAEYVRDIQNIKPKVFIIMSNSAKVWDMGRYSDCLGKLYTALTFSGVKIGFISERQLERGELPSANIIFIPDMLHISDKAFEGLKKFKGKIVLLGEGELLKFNEYNRQRSERLEGERIAYRYGQTTWLDLWVNLRPKLQDWGVEPLVEVVDNSGKPIWGVAWLCAPSKKGILVNICNYKNEKVMIKLRKAGDRAIDLITGEKISPSNLVLSPLEFRLLLLERM
- a CDS encoding Holliday junction resolvase RecU; translated protein: MKNIFEKEFLYSLKTLSFCHYYKVPSPPPRNRFTRFYTPRPYDFFLLKDGVFCAIELKYTNKESSFPLVKFKPYQLKALKEAKENGGLAIIVINIRQRNPRKISAYAFDIEEIESLILNGKSSIPKDYLLSGYQLLREKPEGKRYIWRVDLLFQHFLERNALPTLR
- a CDS encoding DUF1343 domain-containing protein, coding for MAPRGHRPKVALGVDVFLEEDAEKWKGKRIGLIINQASVTTTLMPTLWAFLERGMHVSAVFTPEHGLFGEAQAGEKVSSSIDEATGIPVYSLYGDTKKPTPEMLENVDVLIYDLPEIGARYSTYIATMILAMHSASEKGIPFIVLDRPNPIGGKREGNVLDIKFRSPVGSLPIPNRHGLTPGELAILAREVYSVDLELLVIPMIGWRRRMFYDDTGLIWINPSPNLPNLENVWHYPGACLLEGTNVSEGRGTTKPFKILGAPWIRGYELAMELNSNSEGVFFREVRFVPTFSKYRGELCQGVEVHILDPKMDVFTLYIFILQTIKVMYPEKLEWIKSEEKYVIDFLAGTDEVRKTIEKFGSFSNILETWSEKLESFSKAIKPILLYE